In the Schistocerca gregaria isolate iqSchGreg1 chromosome 6, iqSchGreg1.2, whole genome shotgun sequence genome, one interval contains:
- the LOC126278772 gene encoding piggyBac transposable element-derived protein 3-like, protein MPRDRFLNIWSMFHINDNSKQKTKGEVDFDALHKIRPLLDDLVRNFKESYQPGEALTIDEGMCPFRGRVGFKVYMANKPNKYGMKQYILAESKTGCIYNFEVYHGRHDKLDNSASAVVKRLLGSLQGKGHTVYGDRFYTSVQLAKELVRANTGLLGTVMPNRKGLPKALKEGKLKKGEQIFRRKNDVLALRWKDKRDVWMISTRHTSSMLPVATREGNEKLKPVAVLYYNKHKTGIDLSYGALAHKTVK, encoded by the coding sequence ATGCCAAGGGACAGATTTCTGAATATTTGGTCTATGTTCCACATAAATGACAATTCAAAGCAAAAAACAAAAGGTGAAGTAGACTTTGATGCCCTTCATAAGATCAGGCCTCTTCTGGATGATTTGGTaaggaatttcaaagaaagttatCAGCCAGGTGAAGCGTTAACAATTGATGAAGGTATGTGTCCTTTCAGAGGACGTGTAGGTTTCAAAGTTTATATGGCTAATAAGCCAAACAAATATGGCATGAAGCAATACATTCTTGCAGAATCCAAAACTGGGTGCATATACAACTTTGAAGTTTACCACGGAAGGCACGATAAACTGGACAACAGTGCTTCTGCAGTGGTAAAGCGATTGCTCGGCTCACTCCAAGGTAAGGGCCACACTGTATATGGTGACAGATTTTACACCAGTGTTCAGCTAGCCAAAGAACTGGTTAGAGCcaacactggtcttctagggactgTAATGCCAAACAGAAAAGGATTGCCCAAGGCTCTCAAAGAGGGTAAACTCAAAAAGGGTGAACAAATATTTCGCCGCAAGAACGATGTGCtagcattgcgatggaaagacaagAGGGATGTGTGGATGATAAGTACCAGGCACACATCCTCAATGTTGCCTGTTGCTACAAGAGAAGGCAATGAGAAGTTGAAACCAGTGGCAGTGCTGtattacaacaaacataaaactggTATAGATCTTTCATATGGAGCACTTGCTCACAAAACAGTGAAGTGA